The genomic DNA GTTTGATTATTGATTTTTTGGTGATTGATACCAATGATTTTTCAGAATTACCAGTACAAAATTAGAACAAACTCGAGAAAATGTAAAAAGGATCAAAGAATACTTAACACGATATGTAATGGGCTAAAACAATATCATGAAAAGTAGCTCTGGATTATTGTAACATGCTAATATGGCACACCTTTATTTCTTTGAGATCTGAATGCCTCCAGATACCAATCAAACTCATCAAGGAATCTCTCAACTCTTTTATCATATTCTTGGGCCAACAGTTTGCCATCATCACCAAATGCTTCACTTACTTTGGATATTTGAAGTGAAGATGGAATAGAAGGAGAACCAAGTCCTGCAAAAATATGACGCAAATGCTGGGCTGCATTGATTCCTCCAAAGGGCCCAACAGAATAGGACACTATAGCAGAAGGCTTGAAAAAATATTCATCCAAGCAGCAGTCAAGTGTGTTTTTCATGGCTCCAGAAACAGTATGGTTATACTCAGTGGTAATTGGTACATACCCATCAGCAGAATCTATCATATCATGAAGTTTTTTGTATTTTGATTCAGGTTCTTTCATCTCTTTATACATTTTATCCAGAATCGGCAAGTCCAGCTGCATAGGATCGACTAACATTGTACGGTGGCCTCGTTTTGCAATCTTTTTTGTAATCCAATGGCTTACTTTTACACCATTTCTATCCTGTCTGACAGAACCCAAAATTATTGCAATATTCAATGAAACCTAAATCACATCTAAAAATGTACGTCATAAAGTTTTTTCCAAATTTATATCATGTTGGGAAAAATATTTTAAAGAAACACAAAACACTAGAGACATGAGATTTTTCTCAAAAGAAATCATTGTGGGGGATACTTGTCCCAAATGCAATATGAAATTTTCTGATTCAGAAAGAACAGTAAAACACATGAAAAAAGCACACTCTACAAAGAAAAAATTTGATTGTGATACTTGTGGGTTTAGAAACTAGTTAATCCTAATTTTACATATTTCATTCCTCTTTTTGACATAAAAACTAAAAAACCAATACATTTGTCGTATTCTTTCTATGAATTATCAAACCTACCTTGAACCTTTCAGATTACCTTGTATATGGATATTTTATTGACATCTGCATTGCTAGATCAGTAGATAGTAACCATATTGTTAACTGTCCATTAATTGATCCATCCAATAGAATCACAAGTTATTTTACTTCTATATTTTCTGAATACATCAATTTTTCAGCAGATACACCAATGAATAATTATCTAGAAAATTTCAAATAATTCTAGTACAAGGATACGGTATAAGAGAATTTAATCAAATATTCAAAACTAGATCTTTATTTGATATATATGAAAGTATTTTATAATGATTAATTTGGAAAAATTGTTTAATATTTTAAATTACTTTGGGTTAATCTGAATCAAAAATTTATTTTTACTATAATTGGTTTATCTGTGGTTGTAGCTGCAATTTTTTTAATATTTTATTTTACGTCAGAACCAACTACTGTTAACTCTGAACCAAATGATGTAATTTCTGATGTTGACCATGAACCTGAGATGTCACTTTCTACTGTGATGGAAACAAATGGACAAAAACATACCATACCTCTTGAAAAGATACGTGGAGGGGGCCCACCAAAAGATGGGATTCCATCAATTGACAACCCTATTTTTGCAAATATTTCAGATTCTAGTTTTATGGATGATTCGGATATTGTAATTGGATTGGAAATTAATGGAGACGTAAAAGCATATCCGTTGTTTATTCTGGTTTGGCATGAGATAGTAAATGATATGGTTGGCAACACTTCTGTGGCAGTAACTTACTGTCCTTTGTGTTATACAAGTCAGGTATTTGAGAGAATCATTGACGGCCAAAAAGTAGAATTTGGAACTTCTGGAAAACTGTACAACAGTAATTTGCTCATGTATGACAGAGTAACTGGATCATATTGGAGTCAAAGTCTAGGTATGGCAGTAACTGGACCTTTGTCAGGTTCTCAATTGAAAACAATCCCATTTGATCTAATTACTTGGGGTGATTGGAAAAAGTTACATTCAGATACATTGGTATTGACTACCAATACAGGTCATATCCGTTCGTATGCAACTGATCCTTATGGAAGTTATTATACCGAACCACGAATAATGTTTCCAGTTGAGAACAGCGATGATAGGATGCAGCCTAAAGAGATAATCATTGGATTCAGCCAGGGCGATATCTACAAAGCATACAAGCAAAAAGATATTGAATTTCACAAAGTCATTAATGATTCTGTAGGTACCACATCAATTCTTCTGATATCTGAACATGATCATAATTCCAGGATTTTTCAAAGAAACGTGGGTGGTGATCCTTTGGAATTTGTTTATGATAATGGTGTGTTGATTGATTCTAAGACAAAATCCGTATGGACGTATGACGGCATGGCAGTTTCGGGT from Nitrosopumilus sp. includes the following:
- a CDS encoding NAD(P)H-dependent oxidoreductase; the encoded protein is MNIAIILGSVRQDRNGVKVSHWITKKIAKRGHRTMLVDPMQLDLPILDKMYKEMKEPESKYKKLHDMIDSADGYVPITTEYNHTVSGAMKNTLDCCLDEYFFKPSAIVSYSVGPFGGINAAQHLRHIFAGLGSPSIPSSLQISKVSEAFGDDGKLLAQEYDKRVERFLDEFDWYLEAFRSQRNKGVPY
- a CDS encoding DUF3179 domain-containing protein — its product is MVVAAIFLIFYFTSEPTTVNSEPNDVISDVDHEPEMSLSTVMETNGQKHTIPLEKIRGGGPPKDGIPSIDNPIFANISDSSFMDDSDIVIGLEINGDVKAYPLFILVWHEIVNDMVGNTSVAVTYCPLCYTSQVFERIIDGQKVEFGTSGKLYNSNLLMYDRVTGSYWSQSLGMAVTGPLSGSQLKTIPFDLITWGDWKKLHSDTLVLTTNTGHIRSYATDPYGSYYTEPRIMFPVENSDDRMQPKEIIIGFSQGDIYKAYKQKDIEFHKVINDSVGTTSILLISEHDHNSRIFQRNVGGDPLEFVYDNGVLIDSKTKSVWTYDGMAVSGPMAGTVLQRIPIHPGFWFEWVAFHPDTLVYGES